From a single Pseudomonas cremoricolorata genomic region:
- a CDS encoding DUF1631 family protein, whose protein sequence is MNSKELEMRHEGNVIPLTSAIDRRTALLAPGLPLLLLRVRDKAAVQVGNGLQALFDAADETLLERADKAEGAERKRRLQAVREVRFKRKHIELGVLDSFHEAFSRMAQGPGIGLLDEALLRARDLAQPVVDPLPETAMVERAMARDGIALEQLNARFEALLEFSLEVSQRNPLSPAWLCRSVLEVGAEHAIDPASIQVLLTLFEQHVLHRLGQCYGEANRLLVGAGVLPTLPAAAVSQPATESRPRAMPASTVVDPRYASLRAVGEAFFADLQSLLAPLRGQLTPRLSGPEHASAVAPEDLSRMLSHLQRHACAGSRELGEELQALMLKISARSGQRLCLSHDDEDAINLLGHLFAAIECDTDLHPRMRALLTRLQLPLLKVALFDKSLLTRSSHPARRLLDELAAAAIGWQADDDASDELYLRLEGVVQRLLDDCADNGADIQSHLEAFLTLSLEERRRNDLLEQRARDAEQGRLRMLHARQAVEHALNLRVQGRAVPRVVLDMLADAWSQVLLMAWLKQGESSPAWHNALRTVDDLLASVVPHAPARGRLVRQVPALLKALREGLNSVALNSSSLRDFFVQLERLHVQAYRSPGQPAASHGPLRLITVRRPIRLAEPTSQPAALSLAADDPALKSLHRLRIGSWIEVRQRATPMRCRLLARVEGSDRYVFANQAGVKVREWRRVELVEALQRGEVRLLEAGQVFERALQLALKQLRAGPLH, encoded by the coding sequence ATGAACAGCAAGGAGCTTGAAATGCGCCATGAAGGCAACGTGATTCCTCTGACTTCGGCCATCGACCGACGCACAGCGCTGCTCGCGCCAGGTCTGCCGCTGTTGTTGTTGAGGGTGCGCGACAAGGCTGCGGTGCAAGTGGGCAACGGCCTGCAGGCGCTGTTCGATGCGGCTGACGAAACCTTGCTGGAGCGCGCTGACAAGGCCGAGGGTGCTGAGCGCAAGCGTCGCCTGCAGGCCGTGCGCGAAGTGCGCTTCAAGCGCAAGCACATCGAGCTGGGCGTGCTCGACAGTTTCCACGAAGCCTTTTCGCGCATGGCTCAAGGGCCGGGCATCGGCTTGCTCGACGAGGCCTTGCTGCGCGCCCGCGACCTTGCGCAACCGGTGGTCGACCCGTTGCCGGAAACTGCTATGGTCGAGCGCGCCATGGCGCGTGATGGCATCGCCCTGGAGCAGCTCAACGCCCGCTTCGAAGCGCTGCTGGAGTTTTCCCTGGAAGTCAGCCAACGCAATCCGCTGAGCCCTGCCTGGCTGTGCCGCAGTGTGCTCGAGGTGGGTGCCGAGCACGCGATCGATCCGGCCAGTATCCAGGTGCTGCTGACACTGTTCGAGCAGCACGTGCTGCACCGGCTGGGCCAGTGTTACGGCGAAGCCAATCGCCTGCTGGTCGGTGCCGGCGTCCTGCCGACGCTACCCGCTGCTGCCGTCAGCCAGCCTGCGACCGAATCGCGACCACGGGCCATGCCGGCCTCGACCGTGGTCGACCCACGCTACGCCTCGCTGCGGGCTGTCGGTGAAGCCTTCTTCGCTGATCTGCAATCCTTGCTGGCGCCGTTGCGCGGCCAACTGACGCCGCGGCTGAGCGGGCCAGAGCATGCTTCAGCCGTGGCCCCGGAGGACCTGTCGCGCATGCTCTCGCATCTGCAACGGCACGCTTGCGCAGGCTCGCGCGAACTGGGTGAAGAATTGCAGGCGCTGATGCTGAAGATTTCCGCTCGCAGCGGTCAGCGCCTGTGCCTGAGCCATGATGACGAAGACGCCATCAATCTGCTCGGGCATCTGTTCGCCGCCATCGAATGCGACACCGATCTTCATCCGCGCATGCGCGCATTGCTGACTCGCTTGCAGTTGCCATTGCTCAAGGTGGCGCTGTTCGACAAGAGCCTGCTGACCCGCAGCAGTCACCCGGCTCGACGTCTTCTGGATGAGCTGGCGGCGGCCGCGATCGGTTGGCAGGCCGACGACGACGCTTCCGATGAACTGTACCTGCGCCTGGAAGGCGTGGTTCAGCGCCTGCTCGACGATTGCGCCGACAATGGCGCGGATATCCAGAGCCACCTCGAGGCATTTCTCACCCTGAGCCTTGAAGAGCGGCGGCGTAATGACCTGCTCGAACAGCGTGCCCGCGATGCCGAGCAAGGCCGCCTGCGCATGCTGCATGCCCGTCAGGCGGTGGAACATGCGCTCAATCTGCGCGTGCAAGGCCGCGCCGTGCCCAGGGTCGTGCTGGATATGCTCGCCGATGCGTGGAGCCAGGTGTTGCTGATGGCCTGGCTCAAACAGGGCGAGTCGTCGCCGGCCTGGCACAACGCGCTGCGCACCGTCGATGATCTGCTGGCCAGTGTGGTGCCCCATGCCCCTGCCAGAGGACGGCTGGTCAGGCAGGTGCCGGCATTGCTCAAGGCCTTGCGCGAAGGCTTGAACAGCGTTGCCCTCAACTCGTCGAGCCTGCGCGATTTCTTCGTTCAGCTCGAACGCCTGCATGTGCAGGCTTACCGTTCACCCGGACAACCCGCCGCCAGCCATGGCCCGCTGCGGCTGATCACCGTACGCCGCCCCATCCGCCTGGCCGAGCCGACCTCGCAGCCCGCTGCGCTGAGCTTGGCTGCGGACGATCCGGCGCTCAAAAGCCTGCATCGGCTGCGCATCGGCAGCTGGATCGAAGTGCGCCAGCGCGCCACGCCCATGCGCTGCCGGTTGCTGGCCCGCGTCGAAGGCAGTGACCGTTATGTCTTCGCCAATCAGGCGGGGGTGAAGGTGCGCGAGTGGCGTCGAGTGGAGCTGGTCGAGGCATTGCAACGGGGCGAAGTCCGCTTGCTGGAGGCCGGCCAAGTGTTCGAACGTGCCCTGCAACTGGCCTTGAAGCAACTGCGCGCAGGTCCCCTGCATTGA
- the ampD gene encoding 1,6-anhydro-N-acetylmuramyl-L-alanine amidase AmpD, whose product MQLDHDSGWFSGVSHCPSPNCNARPPGEAVSLLVIHNISLPPGCFGTGKVQQFFQNRLEPSEHPFFQTIGHLTVSAHLFIERDGGVTQFVSLRERAWHAGVSRFAEREGCNDFSIGIELEGTDSLPYSDAQYQALLQLTRQIQACWPAIDASRICGHSDIAPQRKTDPGPAFDWSRYRAGLAHEEDRA is encoded by the coding sequence ATGCAACTGGACCATGACAGCGGCTGGTTTTCCGGTGTCAGCCATTGCCCGTCACCCAACTGCAATGCTCGTCCCCCAGGCGAAGCGGTGTCTTTGCTGGTGATCCACAATATCAGCCTGCCGCCCGGCTGCTTCGGCACCGGCAAAGTCCAGCAGTTCTTCCAGAACCGCCTCGAACCCAGCGAGCATCCCTTCTTCCAGACCATCGGGCACCTGACCGTTTCGGCGCATCTGTTCATCGAGCGCGACGGCGGCGTGACGCAGTTCGTGTCGTTGCGCGAGCGCGCCTGGCATGCCGGGGTATCGCGCTTTGCCGAGCGCGAGGGGTGCAATGACTTTTCCATCGGCATCGAGCTGGAAGGCACCGATTCGCTGCCCTATAGCGATGCGCAGTATCAGGCGCTCTTGCAGCTGACGCGGCAGATCCAGGCCTGCTGGCCGGCCATCGATGCCTCGCGCATCTGCGGCCACAGCGACATTGCGCCCCAGCGCAAGACCGATCCAGGTCCGGCATTCGACTGGTCGCGCTATCGCGCCGGCCTGGCGCACGAGGAGGACAGAGCATGA
- the ampE gene encoding regulatory signaling modulator protein AmpE, with translation MSFLVLVLVLWIEKFSALRRRVQRDGFFVGELLRVERGRQPRPWLTLAIMVLAPVLLLALLLHVLQPVAYGLLALPVHLLVLLYSLGRGDAKAALGPLRDAWRRGDEQGALHVAERDLDLRAEQPGELSRQVQGHLLWQAYQSFFAVIFWYFLLGPAAALAYRLLALTLEHSRQASVQALTGRLRHWLDWLPVRALGISFALVGNFVAVGRVMLHDLLNGQLRAEPWVVQLGRVADDIPEDDGAEQANQRLDSLWDLLLRSAVLWYVVFALFTVFA, from the coding sequence ATGAGTTTTCTGGTGTTGGTGCTGGTGCTGTGGATCGAGAAGTTCTCGGCCTTGCGCCGGCGTGTGCAGCGCGATGGTTTCTTCGTCGGCGAGTTGCTGCGTGTCGAGCGCGGGCGCCAGCCTCGGCCGTGGCTGACGCTGGCGATCATGGTGCTGGCGCCAGTGCTGTTGCTGGCACTGCTGCTGCACGTGTTGCAGCCAGTCGCCTACGGACTGCTGGCCTTGCCGGTGCACCTGCTGGTGCTGCTGTACAGCCTGGGCCGTGGCGATGCCAAGGCCGCGCTGGGCCCGCTGCGTGATGCCTGGCGGCGCGGCGATGAGCAGGGCGCCCTGCATGTCGCCGAACGCGACCTTGACCTGCGCGCCGAGCAGCCTGGCGAGCTGTCGCGCCAGGTCCAGGGGCACCTGCTGTGGCAGGCCTACCAGAGCTTCTTCGCGGTGATCTTCTGGTACTTCCTGCTGGGCCCTGCTGCGGCGCTGGCCTATCGGTTGCTGGCGCTGACCCTGGAGCACAGCCGGCAGGCGAGCGTGCAGGCCCTGACCGGACGCCTGCGGCACTGGCTCGATTGGCTGCCAGTGCGGGCGCTGGGCATCAGTTTCGCCCTGGTCGGCAACTTCGTCGCGGTAGGCCGCGTGATGCTGCATGATCTGCTCAACGGCCAGCTGCGCGCCGAGCCTTGGGTGGTGCAGTTGGGCCGGGTCGCAGACGATATTCCCGAAGACGACGGTGCCGAGCAGGCCAACCAGCGCCTGGACAGCCTGTGGGATCTGCTGCTGCGCAGCGCGGTGTTGTGGTACGTGGTGTTCGCGCTGTTCACGGTATTTGCCTGA
- a CDS encoding TatD family hydrolase: MRLVDTHTHLDFPDFDSDRESLLNAAKAAGVERVIVLGVEQANWQRVWDTVCAHPGLHAALGLHPVYLQAHEDQHLEQLRDWLQRHRGDPRLCAVGEFGLDFYLPELDRQRQQYWFEAQLHLALEFELPALLHVRRSHAEVIATLKRHRLPRGGIVHAFAGSFEEAREYIKLGFKLGLGGAATWPQALRLRRTLPRLPLDSIVLETDAPDMAPAMFPAQRNSPLHLPDIATALAEVMGIGRERLAEASSANARALFGWAD, translated from the coding sequence ATGCGCCTGGTCGACACCCACACCCACCTCGACTTTCCCGACTTCGACAGCGATCGCGAATCGCTGTTGAACGCAGCGAAGGCTGCGGGGGTCGAGCGGGTGATCGTGCTGGGGGTCGAACAAGCCAACTGGCAACGGGTATGGGACACCGTCTGTGCGCACCCTGGGCTGCATGCGGCGCTGGGCCTGCATCCGGTGTACCTGCAGGCGCATGAGGATCAGCACCTCGAGCAACTGCGCGACTGGTTGCAGCGCCACCGGGGCGACCCACGGCTGTGCGCGGTCGGTGAGTTCGGCCTGGACTTCTACCTGCCCGAGCTGGATCGCCAGCGCCAGCAGTACTGGTTCGAAGCCCAGCTGCACCTGGCGCTGGAATTCGAGCTGCCCGCGCTGCTGCATGTGCGCCGCAGCCATGCCGAGGTGATCGCCACGCTCAAGCGCCATCGGCTGCCGCGCGGCGGTATCGTGCACGCCTTCGCCGGCAGCTTTGAAGAGGCACGCGAGTACATCAAGCTGGGGTTCAAACTGGGCCTGGGCGGCGCCGCGACCTGGCCGCAGGCGCTGCGCCTGCGGCGAACCCTGCCGCGCCTGCCACTGGACAGCATCGTGCTGGAAACCGACGCCCCGGACATGGCCCCGGCGATGTTCCCGGCGCAGCGCAACAGCCCGCTGCACTTGCCCGATATCGCCACCGCGCTGGCCGAGGTGATGGGCATCGGGCGCGAGCGCCTGGCCGAGGCCAGCAGCGCCAACGCCCGAGCGCTGTTTGGCTGGGCCGATTGA
- the cra gene encoding catabolite repressor/activator, translated as MKLSDIARLAGVSVTTASYVINGKAEQQRISSATVDRVRAVVEAHGFMPNPQAAGLRSRHTRTLGFILPDLENPSYARIAKQLEAGARARGYQLLIASSDDQPDSERQLQQLFRARRCDALFVASCLPPDDHSYREVLDNGLPVIGIDRSLDPAQFCSVVSDDHQASLQLTRSLLDSAPQRIALIGARPELSVSQARAAGFDSALQGFGGEVRRYAGEAFSRACGQRLMNQLIDELGGLPDALVTTSYVLLQGVFDALQCPAGSAPPVQLGTFGDNQLLDFLPLPVNAMAQQHGLIAAAALELALAAIEQKRYEPGVHAVPRTFKQRIRSA; from the coding sequence GTGAAACTCAGCGATATCGCCCGTCTGGCTGGAGTGTCGGTGACCACTGCCAGCTATGTGATCAACGGCAAGGCCGAGCAGCAGCGCATCAGCAGCGCCACGGTGGACCGGGTGCGCGCGGTGGTCGAGGCCCATGGCTTCATGCCCAACCCGCAAGCGGCCGGTTTGCGCAGCCGTCATACGCGCACCCTTGGCTTTATCCTCCCCGATCTGGAGAACCCCAGCTACGCGCGTATCGCCAAACAGCTGGAGGCCGGCGCACGGGCTCGTGGCTACCAGTTGCTGATCGCCAGCAGTGACGATCAGCCCGACAGCGAGCGGCAGTTGCAGCAGCTGTTCCGCGCCCGCCGCTGTGATGCGCTGTTCGTCGCCAGTTGCCTGCCGCCGGACGATCACAGCTACCGCGAGGTGCTCGACAACGGCCTGCCGGTGATCGGCATCGACCGCAGCCTCGACCCTGCGCAGTTCTGCTCGGTGGTCAGCGATGACCACCAGGCCAGCCTGCAACTGACCCGCAGCCTGCTCGACAGCGCCCCGCAGCGCATCGCGCTGATCGGCGCACGCCCGGAACTGTCGGTCAGCCAGGCCCGTGCGGCCGGCTTCGACAGCGCCTTGCAAGGGTTTGGTGGAGAGGTGCGGCGTTATGCGGGCGAAGCGTTCAGCCGCGCCTGTGGTCAGCGCCTGATGAACCAGTTGATCGATGAACTGGGCGGCCTGCCCGATGCCCTGGTGACCACCTCCTACGTGCTGCTGCAGGGGGTGTTCGATGCCCTGCAATGCCCTGCCGGCAGCGCACCCCCTGTGCAACTGGGCACCTTCGGCGACAACCAGTTGCTCGACTTCCTGCCGCTGCCGGTCAATGCCATGGCCCAGCAGCATGGCCTGATCGCCGCTGCTGCGCTGGAACTGGCCTTGGCCGCCATCGAACAAAAGCGCTACGAGCCGGGCGTGCACGCGGTGCCGCGAACCTTCAAGCAACGTATCCGCAGCGCCTGA
- the ptsP gene encoding phosphoenolpyruvate--protein phosphotransferase, whose product MLELVKEQIAMGQVAADKSQALSLLAERLQADGLVAEGYLQGLQAREAQGSTFLGQGIAIPHGTPQTRDLVFSTGVRLLQFPDGVDWGDGQIVYLAIGIAARSDEHLRLLQLLTRALGETDLAEALRRASSPEALLKLLQGAPRELALDAQLVSLNLPADDFDELCWRGARLLRRAGCAEAGFTAALQQAQPLPLGDGLWWLHSERHVLQPGLAFITPQQPLQYRDQPLRGLFCLASLGAAHQALLERLCEVLIEGRGQTLYQATSSRTVLEVLGGEVTPDWPSARIVLANAHGLHARPAKVLAQLAKRFDGEIRLRVVDSGEAAVSVKSLSKLLSLGARRGQTLELLAEPQIAGDALPALLQAIEEGLGEEVEPVQAAQVDTAVTPVAPVDEVTAPAAGSVIQGVSASPGIATGPAHVKVERTIDYPLRGTSPSEERLHLEQALTAVDNELQGLIARSDKAIGDIFITHQEMLADPALVEDVQQRLAEGESAPAAWMAVIDSAARQQEALNDTLLAERAADLRDIGRRVLQQLCGVQQAGEPEQPYVLVMAEVGPSDVARLDPARVAGIVTAYGGATAHSAIVARALGIPAVVGAGAQILALQSSTALLLDGQRGRVSIAPSAGDVEQALAERDRREQRLQAAWVERHQPAVTRDGHALEVFANVGETAGIDKVVEQGAEGIGLLRTELIFMGHSQAPDAATQEADYRRVLDGLGGRPLVVRTLDVGGDKPLPYWPIAAEENPFLGVRGVRLTLQRPQIMEEQLRALLRAADNRPLRIMFPMVGQMHEWREAKAMVERLRLEIPVADLQVGIMVEVPSAALLAPQLAREVDFFSIGTNDLTQYTLAIDRGHPSLSAQADGLHPAVLQLIDMTVRAAHAHGKWVGVCGELAADAQAVAILLGLEVDELSVAARSIAEVKALIRETDFQAARALAQAALQQDSAASVRALVEHN is encoded by the coding sequence ATGCTCGAGCTCGTCAAAGAGCAGATAGCGATGGGCCAGGTAGCGGCTGACAAATCCCAGGCCCTGAGCCTGCTGGCCGAACGCCTGCAGGCTGATGGGCTGGTCGCCGAAGGTTATCTGCAAGGTCTGCAGGCCCGCGAAGCGCAGGGCTCAACCTTCCTCGGGCAAGGCATCGCCATTCCCCACGGCACACCGCAGACCCGCGACCTGGTGTTCAGCACCGGCGTGCGCCTGTTGCAGTTCCCGGATGGCGTCGACTGGGGCGACGGCCAGATCGTCTACCTGGCCATCGGCATCGCCGCGCGTTCCGACGAGCACCTGCGTCTGCTGCAACTGCTGACCCGCGCCCTGGGCGAGACCGACCTGGCCGAGGCCCTGCGCCGCGCCAGTTCCCCCGAGGCGCTGCTCAAGCTGTTGCAAGGCGCCCCGCGCGAGCTGGCGCTGGATGCGCAACTGGTCAGCCTCAACCTGCCCGCCGACGACTTCGACGAACTGTGCTGGCGCGGTGCGCGCCTGTTGCGCCGTGCCGGCTGCGCCGAAGCGGGCTTTACCGCCGCACTGCAACAGGCGCAACCGCTGCCGCTGGGCGATGGCCTGTGGTGGCTGCACAGCGAGCGCCATGTCCTGCAACCGGGGCTGGCGTTCATCACGCCACAACAGCCGCTGCAGTACCGTGATCAGCCGTTGCGTGGACTGTTCTGCCTGGCCAGCCTCGGCGCCGCGCACCAGGCCCTGCTGGAACGGCTCTGCGAAGTGCTCATCGAAGGCCGCGGGCAGACCCTTTACCAGGCCACCAGCAGCCGCACCGTGCTGGAGGTGCTCGGTGGTGAAGTCACCCCAGACTGGCCCAGCGCCCGCATCGTCCTGGCCAACGCCCACGGCCTGCATGCGCGTCCGGCCAAGGTGCTGGCGCAGCTGGCGAAACGCTTCGACGGCGAGATTCGCCTGCGCGTGGTCGACAGTGGTGAGGCCGCCGTTTCGGTGAAGAGCCTGAGCAAGCTGCTCAGCCTCGGTGCTCGGCGCGGCCAGACCCTGGAGCTGCTGGCCGAGCCGCAGATCGCTGGCGACGCCTTGCCGGCGCTGCTACAGGCCATCGAGGAAGGTCTGGGCGAGGAGGTCGAACCGGTGCAGGCGGCGCAGGTCGATACCGCAGTTACGCCCGTTGCGCCTGTGGACGAGGTGACGGCGCCGGCGGCCGGCAGCGTGATTCAGGGCGTGTCGGCTTCACCGGGCATCGCCACTGGGCCGGCGCACGTCAAGGTCGAGCGCACCATCGACTACCCGCTGCGTGGCACCTCCCCGAGCGAGGAACGACTGCACCTCGAGCAGGCCCTGACGGCGGTGGATAACGAGCTGCAAGGGCTGATCGCCCGCAGCGACAAGGCCATCGGCGACATCTTCATCACCCACCAGGAGATGCTGGCCGACCCGGCGCTGGTCGAGGACGTGCAGCAGCGCCTGGCCGAGGGTGAAAGCGCGCCCGCGGCGTGGATGGCGGTGATCGACAGCGCCGCCCGGCAACAGGAAGCGCTCAACGACACCTTGCTCGCCGAGCGCGCCGCCGACCTGCGCGACATCGGTCGGCGCGTGTTGCAGCAGCTGTGCGGCGTGCAGCAGGCCGGCGAGCCTGAGCAGCCGTACGTGCTGGTGATGGCCGAAGTCGGCCCGTCCGATGTCGCACGTCTCGATCCTGCGCGGGTCGCTGGTATCGTCACCGCCTACGGCGGCGCCACCGCGCACAGCGCCATCGTTGCCCGCGCGCTGGGCATTCCGGCGGTGGTCGGCGCGGGCGCGCAGATCCTCGCTCTGCAATCGAGTACTGCGTTGCTGCTCGACGGTCAGCGCGGCCGCGTCAGCATCGCACCATCTGCTGGCGACGTGGAGCAGGCCCTGGCCGAGCGCGATCGTCGCGAGCAGCGCCTGCAAGCCGCCTGGGTTGAGCGTCATCAGCCTGCGGTGACCCGCGACGGCCATGCCCTGGAGGTATTCGCCAACGTTGGCGAGACCGCTGGTATCGACAAAGTGGTCGAGCAGGGCGCCGAAGGCATTGGCCTGCTGCGCACCGAGCTGATCTTCATGGGTCATTCCCAGGCGCCGGATGCAGCCACCCAAGAGGCCGACTACCGGCGTGTGCTCGACGGGCTTGGCGGTCGCCCGCTGGTGGTGCGCACCCTCGATGTGGGCGGTGACAAGCCGCTGCCGTACTGGCCCATCGCTGCCGAAGAAAACCCTTTCCTCGGTGTGCGCGGCGTGCGCCTGACCTTGCAGCGCCCGCAGATCATGGAAGAGCAGCTGCGCGCCCTGCTGCGCGCTGCCGACAACCGCCCGCTGCGCATCATGTTCCCGATGGTCGGGCAGATGCACGAATGGCGCGAAGCCAAGGCCATGGTCGAGCGTCTGCGCCTGGAGATTCCAGTGGCCGACCTGCAGGTCGGGATCATGGTCGAGGTGCCGTCCGCCGCGTTGCTGGCACCGCAGTTGGCACGTGAAGTGGACTTTTTCAGCATCGGCACCAACGACCTGACCCAGTACACCCTGGCCATCGACCGCGGCCATCCGAGCCTGTCGGCCCAGGCCGACGGCCTGCACCCGGCGGTGCTGCAACTGATCGACATGACCGTGCGCGCTGCCCATGCCCATGGCAAGTGGGTCGGGGTCTGCGGTGAACTGGCCGCCGATGCCCAGGCGGTGGCGATTCTGCTGGGTCTGGAGGTGGATGAGCTGAGCGTGGCTGCGCGCAGCATCGCCGAGGTCAAGGCGCTGATCCGCGAAACCGATTTCCAAGCCGCCCGCGCCCTCGCGCAGGCCGCCTTGCAACAAGACAGCGCCGCCTCGGTGCGCGCGCTGGTGGAGCACAACTGA
- the pfkB gene encoding 1-phosphofructokinase, whose amino-acid sequence MAKILTLTLNPALDLTVSLDTLRPGQVNRSHAQHSHAAGKGLNVAQVLADLGHAISVAGFLGRDNLQPFEALIEWRGFADHFVRVPGETRSNLKLVEADGRVTDINGQGPVVDVAAQSALLRRLEQLVPEFDAVVVAGSLPRGITLAWFEQLLQQLRRQGAKVVLDTSGEALRVGLACAPWLVKPNLEELAEALGHPVPDAAARQALVQQLLDAGVEHLVLSNGGEGLSWYSHGATLHAQPPAVQVASTVGAGDSLVAGMLHGLLQDEPAAQTLRRATAIAAQAVTQVGFGIRDREQLARLQAAVHITEHSEASR is encoded by the coding sequence ATGGCCAAGATCCTGACCCTGACCCTCAACCCGGCGCTGGACCTCACCGTCAGCCTCGACACCCTGCGCCCAGGCCAGGTCAACCGCAGCCACGCGCAGCACAGCCATGCCGCCGGCAAGGGCCTGAATGTCGCGCAGGTGCTGGCCGACCTAGGCCATGCCATCAGCGTGGCGGGCTTTCTCGGCCGCGATAACCTGCAACCCTTCGAGGCACTGATCGAGTGGCGCGGCTTTGCCGACCATTTCGTGCGCGTGCCGGGCGAGACCCGCAGCAACCTCAAGCTGGTGGAAGCCGATGGCCGAGTCACCGACATCAACGGCCAAGGCCCGGTGGTCGACGTCGCCGCGCAGAGCGCGCTGCTGAGGCGCCTCGAGCAGTTGGTGCCCGAGTTCGATGCCGTGGTGGTCGCCGGCAGCTTGCCGCGAGGCATTACCCTCGCGTGGTTCGAGCAGTTGCTGCAACAACTGCGCAGGCAGGGCGCGAAGGTGGTGCTCGATACCAGTGGCGAAGCACTGCGCGTCGGGCTTGCCTGCGCGCCCTGGCTGGTCAAACCCAACCTGGAGGAGCTCGCCGAGGCGCTGGGTCATCCCGTGCCGGATGCAGCGGCTCGTCAGGCACTGGTGCAGCAACTGCTGGATGCGGGTGTCGAGCACCTGGTGTTGTCCAACGGCGGCGAGGGCCTGAGCTGGTATTCCCACGGCGCGACCCTGCATGCGCAGCCGCCCGCCGTGCAGGTGGCGAGCACCGTCGGCGCCGGCGATTCGCTGGTGGCCGGCATGCTGCATGGTCTGTTGCAGGACGAGCCGGCCGCGCAGACCTTGCGCCGCGCCACGGCCATTGCCGCGCAGGCAGTGACCCAGGTCGGCTTCGGCATCCGTGACCGCGAACAACTGGCGCGTCTGCAAGCGGCCGTGCACATTACCGAACACTCCGAGGCCAGCCGATGA